The genomic region tcctccaTTCTCTTCCTTGCTCTCCCTTCTCTattctgatttattttttaaaatgccatgaaaaataaaataaggcaTTTTACCCCCTGACCAAAAAGtattatggcaaaaaaaaaagaaaaaagcatgaaacctgtgtgtgtgtgtggggggggggagtagaattttgagtccctagggcagcacaaaccctaaatatgccactgggatattattatttttttttaattctgtctggtattgtttttgtttaacataCAGTAGTTATGAAAATGGCCAATTCATGAACAAAAAGATGAGGCCTTTGTTGTATCACTGAGATACTATTTACTTTTAATGTATATCCTTATCTTTGTTAAGTACACATCAAGTGACTTAATATTGCATTGTTTTGGCCCCCCTTGTATGTaatcacaatattttatttttttgttttgtttttaatgcacAGATGTATCATGAAttggcttataaataaataaaaaagtaaagaaaatagcATGTTTCAACTGAATAGTTGTCTTtcctaaagggacatgatacccaaatgttgaagcacatgaaagtgatacagcatagctgtaaaaagcttactagaaaatatcacctgaatatctctatgtaaaaatggaagatattttacctcgaatttcacaccccattgtaagcagccaataaggatgcttgtcccaggacttgcaaggcagTGTGCATCTGGcgtgtgcagacacagtcattttatttttctattcatTTTAACTAAGTTCTATgatatctcatgagatcacagcaaagggaaAGCATTACTTCAGcactactaatgctgattggctattgttttgtttttttaaacttgcatctttacagcagctgaagtataaccgtTACCAGCGCActcactctggtgagctgaagaaatttcgagataaaatatcttctttttttacatagagatgttcaggtgatattatcTTGTTAGCCTTTTACatttatgttgcatcactttcaagtgatttagcatatacgttttatgtccctttgagagtcatttaaaattaaaaaatgactcATAAATGCTGTATAGGAAAGCCAATTGCCTCTCTCTAAACCACCAATAAAGTGTCAGACGAATGtttataaatttaaagggatatgaacctaattttttcttttacgattcagatatagagattttaaataactttccaatgcacttgtgttttcaattgtgcttcattcttttggtatcagtgGCCTGTGGTAGTAAGTTCCCTTGGAGCTATCCCATTTGTACCTCAAGACAACTAATACCTTCTCTATTACCACAAAAAACACATGtgcttcatattaaagggacactatatcaaaaaacctttgtattttttttatttgcacactttctgagactccagctactactgagcatgtgcatatatatatatgcactttgagattggctgatggttgtcacatgatacagggaaagtGAAAATTGGATTGTTTGAAATctgacagaaaatattctactactaATTTCAAAGTAAGAGCTACTGCATTGgcctttttactgtgtatttgtcagttattcaattctactgtatttagtggtcctttaaatgcacAATGTGGTCTATTTGAAGACTTATGGCCACAAAGTCCTTTGAGTTGGACAGGAACCGTGACTCCACTAAAGCAAAAAGGAGCTCTCCAAATCTCAGTAAATTTGCTCCCGAGGGAAACAGAGCAATTGAATACTATAAGGGAGCCAGAGAGATGCATGCACACTTAGCCACTAATCATGGGCCATGCTGATGAGCTACGTGTTCAAGCTCAGAGTAGAACTTTAGCTTTGTGGTCAAGCTCAgtaggactttaactatgtgttcaaGCTCAGAGTAGGACTTTAGCTTTGTGTTCAAGCTCAGAGTAAGACTTTAGCTTTGTGTTCAAGCTCAGAGtaggactttagctatgtgttcaaGCTCAGAGtaggactttagctatgtgttcaaGCTCAGAGtaggactttagctatgtgttcaaGCTCAGtaggactttagctatgtgttcaaGCTCAGAGtaggactttagctatgtgttcaaGCTCAGAGTAGGACTTTAGCCATGTGTTCAAGCTCAGAGTAGGACTTTAGCCATGTGTTCAAGCTCAGAGTAGGACTTTAGCCATGTGTTCAAGCTCAGAGTAGGACTTTAGCCATGTGTTCAAGCTCAGAGTAGGACTTTAGCCATGTGTTCAAGCTCAGAGTAGGACTTTAGCCATGTGTTCAAGCTCAGAGTAGGACTTTAGCTTTGTGTTCAAGCTCAGAGTAAGACTTTAGCTTTGTGTTCAAGCTCAGAGTAAGACTTTAGCTTTGTGTTCAAGCTCAGAGtaggactttagctatgtgttcaaGCTCAGAGtaggactttagctatgtgttcaaGCTCAGtaggactttagctatgtgttcaaGCTCAGAGtaggactttagctatgtgttcaaGCTCAGAGtaggactttagctatgtgttcaaGCTCAGAGTAGGACTTTAGCCATGTGTTCAAGCTCAGAGTAGGACTTTAGCCATGTGTTCAAGCTCAGAGTAGGACTTTAGCCATGTGTTCAAGCTCAGAGTAGGACTTAAGCCATGTGTTCAAGCTCAGAGTAGGACTTTAGCCATGTGTTCAAGCTCAGAGTAGGACTTAAGCCATGTGTTCAAGCTCAGAGTAGGACTTTAGCCATGTGTTCAAGCTCAGAGTAGGACTTAAGCCATGTGTTCAAGCTCAGAGTAGGACTTTAGCCATGTGTTCAAGCTCAGAGTAGGACTTTAGCCATGTGTTCAAGCTCAGAGtaggactttagctatgtgttcaaGCTCTGTCAGGGTTTCATCATGCTTTCGTTggtatttgctgctggctgccatttttactcacctgtctctctctTTGCCTGCCTgaagagtgtgtaatgctgctaaCTAAACCTaggtgccctcttatggccaaactggagaacattatCAGTGAGAGAcatgttgcagtcccagaattatgatgtcatcactttctatttaaagtgcctcagttcagtctgtctctgcgttgtctcagacttttgtgagttcctgtgttccagttcttgtgtatacctggcttgtctgacgtcacttctggttcctgatccctggctttttcctgactttGCGTATCTTTTTGACtactcgatttggctcctgactcgacttgcCTATCAGCTCTGGCTTTAACTCCTGGCTTGTCGTTTGGCctcttatttttgttattatttataaaggtgtgattaatttagcatttcacgtTTCTGTcggattcctggtaccctgacaagcTCAGAGTAGGACTTAGGTATGCCTTTAAAGAAAGTAGAAATCCTGGAAGGCCAAGCAGCCTCGGTTGTCAAGTGACAACCGAAACTTGCTGTTCCTGGGTTTCCAGTATCTGCCTTTATATGATAATGGAGCATGAtcaaattttaccttttatttatttgtgcactgTCCATTCatacctgtcacagccctacaagaggGCTAggatctctacaggaaggcatatatagcttgatgtcaaatcttctagagtaacttgagctggctTAGGATTTTAGTGAGTGCAAGAGAaggacagaatgcaacttaagttaccAACATGTAAGTTCTGTTGTCTtcctgagggcagtggctacacttAGAATTGTGTtaattttgcacacaaaaaaacaaggtcattgtttgctgtttttttacacaatttgtttttatgtttctttggtttagcatatttgttttactaaaggagcactatttcatatccccttaaagggatactgaacccatatttttttctttcatgattcagatagagcatgcaattttaagcaactttttaatttacttctattatcaattttcttcgttctcttgctatctttatttgaaaaagaaggcatctaagctaaggagccagcaaatgtttggttcagtaccatggacagcactcatTTATTGGTgcagtccaatcagcaaggacaacccaggttgttcaccaaaaatgggccggcatctaaacttacattcttgctttttaaataaacataccaagagaatgaaaaaaaaattgataataggagtaaattagaaagttgcttaaaattgcatggtctatctgaatcacaaaagaaaaattttgggttcagtgtccctttaaacaataaagccATCCTTTGTGCAAGCTAAGTCAAGTAATAATGAATCAATAGATGAAATACATTACAGCTATTGGGTAATTCTGAtccggtttaaagggacactaaacccaaattttctctttcatgattcagctagagcagcaattttaaacacctttctaattgactcctattatcaatttttcttcattctcttgatatctttatttcaaaagcaggaatgtatgtaagcttaggagctggccaatatttagttcagaacctgggttatgcttgcttattggtttggtaaatgtagccaccaataagcaagggctatccaggatgctgaacctaaaataggctggctcctaagcttgaaATTCCTGcttgtttaaataaagattgcatggtctatctgaatcattaaagaaaaaaaagtgggttaagtattcctttaagggacagtaaacaccttgcaattatgaGGCATTACTGTtattttgctatagaataaaatgtcagccaagtctaaatgttttaaaacaaataatatcaGTTTAACTGCTATTGATTGTCGATAGCCAAGCTACACCCCTCACCTCCATTTGTCGTATTTGGGCTTTAGTCTGCTGACGATAAGGATGGtcacagtcatgaagtataaatgaaaaatgtttttcagCTGTTATCAGTAAAAGCCATTTATGGAAAAATATACAGCGGAGTTAGCCTTGAAAACTCATCAGGGTGCATTTCCACTtctaacaacaaaaaaacagatatCATTTTCagagataaagggacatgaaaccacattttatcatgattcagatagagcactggttttcaaaccggtccccaggcctccccaacaggccaggttttcaggattaccttggattagAGCAGGTCAAATAACCAGGTTTtctaatcaactgattatttcacctgtgctttagtttttGTCCTCAAAATGTGCCCTGTTAGAGAggccggaggacaggtttgaaaaccagcgagatatagagcagcagttttaatcatctttcaaatttactcctattatcaattttgatttgttctcttggtatctttatttaaaaagcaggaatgtaagcttaggaggctgcccatgtttggttcagcacctgggtagcgattgctgactggtggctaaatgtaactcctaatcttacatgcctgctttttcagataaagataccaagagaacaaaaaaaaatgataataggagtaaattagaatgttgcttaaaatgacatgctctatctgaatcatgaaagaaaaagtttgggttgtatatccctttaaattacatgaaaatggtgcAAAATACATAATGCTACACATAACTAAATAGTTTATATTAAATCTCAAGGTTTACTGCCTCTTTATGTTCCATACCCAGCTCTGTATTTGATTTAAGCTAGTAGATCATACCACTGCTCAGCTCTTTCTCTAGCGTCTGTACAGCTTGGTGATTAAGGAAAAGCAGCTGCCCATGGGGCATAAACTTGTTGAGAGTCATTTCAATCTTGTCTGCTTTTAGCACAAcgttactgctgtgtgtgagaaGCTTCAGCGAGTCAATCAGATACTTCACAACCAGCCGCAAGCTGCTTTCAGCTAGAGTCAGGTTATCTTGTGCATCGCAGATCATAGAGAAGCCAAGCGAGAAGACTCCCACCCACAGGACAATCTTCTCTTCACTGAAGGGGTCTCCAGGAGCCAGGCTGTAAACGCCAACGTCCTCCTCATGTAAAGTTATGGCCTCATCCACTGCATGGACAACAAAGTCACTCGCCGGCCGGCCAGAAGCCTGGCGCATCTGCAGACACATAGACTCTGTCTGCCTGCAAACAAAAGGAGACACAAAGTTATATACAGAGTAcggtgttaaagagacatgaaagccaAATGGTTTCTTTTATGGTTccgatagagaaaactattttataATTGTTTCCAATTTaggtctattatcaaatgtgtttgctctcttgttatccttagttgaagagcTACCTTGATAGGTAGAGTGCACACATCTGGGGCACTGCATGACGATAGcgctgcatctagtgctcttgttaatgtataaaactgctgctatatagtgctgcagacacgtgcacgctcctgaacaatttgataatagaagtaaataggaggaATGTTGTatttaaattgtgtgttctatttgaatcatggaagaaaaaggtTGGAATTTAAGTCCCTTTAAATCGAAACTTTACTTAGCTATCTGGTATCTACTGATACAGCTTCCTAGAGGTCCTGCCACTGCCAATAAGATGTGTTTGCTGGCATTTGTTAGGTTACCCATCAAATCAATAACAACCTACATATGGCTATTTATGCCTGATGAAAAGGCTGATTTACTCACCGAGAAACGCGTTACAGGTAATACAGGGGAGGAGACAAATATACCCTGTGTGCACCTACTTGTAGTCTTTTTAGCAGTTTATGATTGGTTTTTATCCAAGCTATTGACTTGTACACCTACTATATTATACAGCGACCTCACATCTCCACCGTTACGTTTAGAGTTCCTGCGCACCGCTGGTATGCTGTGAAGTACCAGCAggctcctaccagcacattggggTGCTTTTGCCAAGTGTGGGTACCCTGATTTCCTATCCTTCTACTCATTACCCAACTTGTAGAAACACACGGGGCGCTTCTTTGTTGTTTGACGTTACCCGTCATATCAGCAATAATTCCAGAACATAAGTATTATCTACACTGAGATGGAATAAACACCGGACAATGTGTAAGTAACAGGAGATGTTTGCAGAGTTACACAGAAACAGTCTGCAGAACATAATTACAAATAAACACATTGCTGCTGGTGAAGATGATCTTGTTTGTTTGGTTGTGTGTAGcctccaatcaccaactagctatCAGTAGCATAtgtttgctcctgagcctacctaggtatgctttttaacaaaggatagagaACCAATTAAATGTGGTAACAGAATACTAATAATACTATACAATAATTGTACAAAAAGATGTACCCGACTACAATCAAAATTGGTTTtaacaatcttaaaaaatattttagaaaacttATACAAAAACGTGTGGTTTTTAATGGATTGAAACATATtttgtagtttattgatagatatcTGATGAGTTAGCGAAATGcaaagctatttaaaaaaatatatttctaatagTCTGAATGTAAAAATGGCTTTTTTTAATGTTGGGACACGAAGTCTAGAGGTACAGTGGTGTTCCAGGGCCCCCATGGCAGTAACGGGGCCACATGTGGGGTTTCTATTTAGGAGCAGAATCAGGGGAATTGTGTGTTGGGGTTTCAGATGCTCcctggtttcactgttaaaatcaGGGACATTGGGACAGTTTTCAAATCCTGATGGTCCCGCAGAATGCAGGACAGTTTAGAGTTCTGTAATTACCTTGCCACCACAGCTATCTGCTCCTTCCTTTTTAATCTCTCCCTCTCCAGATACTGTTCTTCAGCTCTCAGCTTCTCATCCAGGATATCACAGCTGAATATTTTGGAGTGCAGAACTCTACATATATTGTCATTGCCACCAGGGCTGGCGCCCACTGTGTGAATAATGAATCCATAAACCATGATGGTGACCTGTAACATACGTGTGTAATAGATAATGTTGTAATCACATCAAAAGTACAAATACAAACTGTATaggattaaataaaaacaaatgtaattatAAAAGGTGTCTCTGAGTTCAAATATTGTTAACATTTGTCTGCTGTGTTAGCCTTTCACACTACTGTCCCATTCATACTCCAATCACCAGTTGTATTATAACCTGGGGCAGCAAATGATCATACCCAGTGTGCACTTTTATATATTTAGCCCTTAGCAGGagaatttatatttttactttactaaaacaaattaacatatatattttttataaatgacagCGAATTAACCCCACCAAAGACCATGACAAGAGTTTTATATTCACAAACAACTCAACAGTGCAACCTGCTAAAGGTACAATCATTCAGTAAAAGGATAATTCAATTGACCAAGAAACATCCTGTAATAGTGTGGCATACTCGTGACATCCGGTATTGGCGCAAGTGCATGACAGGAGTT from Bombina bombina isolate aBomBom1 chromosome 2, aBomBom1.pri, whole genome shotgun sequence harbors:
- the AP5S1 gene encoding AP-5 complex subunit sigma-1, whose amino-acid sequence is MVYGFIIHTVGASPGGNDNICRVLHSKIFSCDILDEKLRAEEQYLERERLKRKEQIAVVARQTESMCLQMRQASGRPASDFVVHAVDEAITLHEEDVGVYSLAPGDPFSEEKIVLWVGVFSLGFSMICDAQDNLTLAESSLRLVVKYLIDSLKLLTHSSNVVLKADKIEMTLNKFMPHGQLLFLNHQAVQTLEKELSSGMIY